The sequence TGATTTTCGTTTATCTTTTGTTAGGGTTTAATTTTTACTCGTATTGTTCTAACTTGTGTTTATTAGGGTTAGATTTTGTTCTTCTGATTTGAGGTTGATAGATTTTGTTAGGGTTAGATTTTGTTCTTCTGATTTGAGGTTGATAGATTTTGTTAGGGTTGTGTTGTAGTACAAGAGTTTGAACAAATTGATATGCTATAGTATAAGATTTTGAACAAATTGATACTGCTAGGTTGTTGAGATTTTTTCGAGGTCGGGGATTAGTGTCTGTTGGAATCTCATTGGGAGATCTTTGAAATCTGAGATGAAATCGGTGTCTTCATCGTCGAACAACCCACTAGGCAGGGTTTGCTTCTTGTTGGTGTTCAGTttgtttggtttgtttgatttttgttgatCTGCACTCAACGTCTTTTTATCAAGgactccttttcttttttttatagtaATTAGCTGATAAGAAGAAAAAAGTTTAATGTTGGTGTTCAGTTAAATTTTCTGTTAAATCCGAATGTTCATGCTGATTGTTAATGCCAATAATGCTCAATGTTGATTGAAATCGATGATGTGTCTTGTTTATTCTTTCTAATGGATGGAGATGCTTTTGCTATTTGCTAATGATTAATGTGAACGCAGTTCGCTACTACCGGAGGCTGAGTTCCACAGACTGGCTGAGTCCACAATACAAGGCCTTCAAGAGAAATTTGAGGTATAAATTCTCTAACTCCGTTTTGTGTTTTATAGGAACTTAAATTTGTATGATATGACAATCTTGGTTTGAATTCCATTTGATTTCTAGCCGATTTTAAAAAGCTTGATTCCTGGACTTTGTAGTTAGAAGAACTCTCTCAGCTTCCATCATCTCACCAACCAAACTACATACTTGACACAATTGTTGCCTATGTAGAAGTAATTTTTATTGCAGACTTGACTTAATTTAAGAAAATACCATTATCTCGAACACAATTGACTTGCTTACTTATTTCGTTAAATTATCTATGGTAGTTTGATTTGTCATACAATTGTCATGCTAtgctttttttccaatttttgttAAACGTACGCGTCGTGTCGGTGATAAACTATGATTTTTGAGATGGTCTTAAAactttctatttggttatgtgtTCTCTCTGCTTATATAAACTATGATAATTTCATGAGGTGGGTAGCTTTACTGTCCATGATTCTTTTgcttacaaatacaaatacatatCCTTTTgagatgaatgaatgaatgattgGTTATAATAATCTCTAAAAAGAAGAATGTAAGTAGTTAGTAGTAAATTCCGTTAGGACTGTTAAGAGTGAGGCAACAATTGAAATTCGGTTAGGTTAGTTATAGGGTTTGATTTTGTTGGCTCTGTTAGCACTGTTAGTATGCAGTTAAAAGTTACAAGTAGATTGTTAGTAATTCTGTTAATAAAAGTTAATTAGTTAGAAAGAAAACCACAGTAGGTGGGAATATCTTACCTAGTTCAACTTTATCGACGCGTAAAAACAAATCCTGGCCTTGATCACTAAGTTTTTGAATGTCATTTAAATCCCCATACCATGGCAAACAACCACTTCCACCACTCCTCACATCAGCAGGTGCATAGGCAGTACAAGAGCAGTTTCTTAAGCATTCTTTCTCACATTCTTCCAAACTTAAACCACCTTTAACAACTGCCACAAATGTATCAGGAACTTTCAAGCTTACAACTTTGACAAACCCTTCTCCATTCCTACAAACAGATTCATTTTTATTCCTAACACACTCTCCTGACCCATCTCTACTCTCATACCAATCATGTGGAAGTTTTGGTTCAAAACCAAGTAAACAAGTACACTTAAAGTCGTCAAAGATTTTGTCTATAGATTTTTTTAACTCTAACTCTTCTGTTTTCTATACAATGAAACAAATTTCTCTTTGCTACTGCTATTCGAAAGTACTATTGTTATAAATGTAAACAACCATTTACCTGCTATGAGTCTTggttatttatggaatttatgaCTTTTATGTGATTCTGTTATGAATTTTATAAATCTAATTTTGTGTATTATTAAGTTGCAGAGCTGCAGTGTGGTTATTGATTCCTTTTTGTTATTGATACAGCTCAGTTCCCTCAAAGGAGGCGAAGGAAAGCGACAACTCCATTTTATTTGTGTGTGACTCCATTTCTCTGTTTTAAGGTAACAATTTGTGTTCTTTTAGGCTTCACCACCTAATTGGTAGTTACTATGTGATACTTGACCAAAAGCCATATATACTATCAAGAAGGGACAACTAGCTATAGGGCACTGTAGAATGTAGCTCAAGATCATATTGCAGATATGAAAAAATGAGCTTTGTTAAATCTATGCCAACaattctaaaaacaaaattaaatgagtTAAATATAAGGTGAGGATTTAGTAGCATACTAATGGCAGAACTAATAATTAGTAGTGCACTCAACCATCTAGTGTTTtacaaaatcaaattataattttatcTTCAAGGCAATAATATGAATCATGGAAAATGAGCTTTAAAGTGGAGGCCAAAAAATAATGCACACTTTGGAAAAAGTTATGATTAGGAGAGCTAAGTTGaaaaatttgtaatgcttttgtaCAAGACTTTCAAAAGACTACTTGTGTCACTCACTGATCATGCTGCTTCTTTATCTTCTTTTATAAAGCACATTTTAACTCCAAAATCAATATCACTATCCTGATACGACGTGTGGCTTTGAATCAATAACTTGTTCATTTCAGAAACTGTTGTGACTTCAGAAACTGTTGTGACTTTTGAAATAGGTATATGAAATAGGTGTATGATTCTGAAATAGTTTGCTTCTGGTGGTGATGGCCTAAAACTCTCTTTCTTTATAGAACTAGTTACATTGTCTTTCTGGGATAGTAACATGTTATCATTATTTGATAAAGCTGCAGTTGTTATGAAATCCTTGAGATAGTCACATTTGTAACATGTTATCACTATTATGAAATCTGGGATAGTCACATTTGTTGCAGATAGCCATTCTGGTTCCAATACAAAACCAGTTATTGCATTAGCATTCTATTTTTGAGGGGAAAGATGGAAGCATATTTGGGATATCAAAATAAACTTGGCAACCTCCCTTAAGCTGCTTGCCATGACTAGCCAACAGATGAGCACAACCATTTGATTCATGATTCTGTTGCACAACCATGACTAGtaattctattgattttgttccAAGTAAACttataaaatctaaataatataGAATGCTGGACAAGTACACTTATaaattctattgattttgttccAAGTACACTTATGAATTCTGATATACTTGCTTATTATGAATCCATTAAATGAGCCTCTAAAGTTGTAATATGCTGAATGATGTTTGGAATGATGTTTATTGCAGAGTGGAGACGAAGAAGATTGTGATGAAGATATGGAATAAGCTTGTGATCATGAAGATATGGAAGAAGGTTGTCCTGAAGATGTGGAAGAAGGTTGTCctgaagatgtggaagaagaaTAAGGAGATGTTCAAGAAGAATATTAAGAAGTTGTGTTTTATATTATCTAGCTAGCTAGTTCTTAgaactttttttgttattttgggaTGACTCTTTGAGAGAAACTTGTGTTTAATTTAGCTCTTGTTTTGAATCCCATGGTTATTTTGAATTTGGGATGACATCAAAACTTAGTATCCAACTTATTAGTGGCACTACAAAAAAAACTTACTTTTGACGTTAATGTTAATTTGCTTGTAATTAATTAGATTCTAATcatcaatattattgttaattttatattgaaatcaatattatttttaattttatattgatatatatatatatataatgacatatttatgtaatgatacagatatatataaaatgacatatttatgcaatgatacagaaataaaccgtggcaagataaatggtttagaatgcataacatataacaactgTTTTAAATCTTTGGTCATATCCAagccgtggctatatcttgaaccaaaactgtatgttaaacgttaaattgaaaccgtgCCTTTACCATATGGCCACAGTTTTGTAATCATGGCAAATataaaccgcggccttaatcaaacTACCTAAATCGTGGCCTATAAAAGCCACGGTGGTCAAAAAAACGTGGTATATACCAaaaaaaccgtggactatacTTTAAGCCACGACCGCATATCCCACAGTTGGATtttcgtggccaaaccgtggcctcagcgttatgCCAcgattattttgcatatagcctcggtttcttgggcgtggcaggagatcttttttcttgtagtgactTTCTTTGCATATGGAGCCCTTCATCCAGCCCTATGGGGAATTTTAAGTGCGTCGGGCCTAAAATCCATTGGACTGGAATGTTCGCCTATCTTATTGAAGCACAAGCGAAAGTGTAAACTTATTGGAGAACTCGGAAAAGGATAGAGCAACCAAGAAGTCATCAAATCTAGTATTAAATGAATATTCTTTAATATAATATTAGAGGAGCTGTGAACTAAGCAAAGGATAGAGCAACCATCGAGATCATTCGGTCTGAAAAATTGATCTTTGCATGCTCCAAGAGACCAGATTACTGTTGAAGGGTAATTTAGTATTTTAGTATGTTGTCTATGTAGCCCTAGTTTCCTATGTATAAATAGACTAGTAGTAATTGCATTTAAACCTAATCATTGTTCACAACATTTGTAGCCTTCATTGCAGAGCATTAATATAATATTCCTTTGCTTTCATCACCTTGTGCactaacaattggtatctagagcttcgGTTCAGATCCACAGGGATACACGAGTGAAATGGTGAGGCGTTGTATGATTGATTTCGTTTCTTGAATTCGTGTTGAATCTTGAAAGGATCGTGATAAAATCATATTTTCTGATTCTTCGAGATTCGAAAACAGTGTGTTTTAGGGGTTGCAAACGGGCATGCCCTCCCCGTCTAGGCCCACCTTGCAAAAGTCTGCGAAAAAATAGGGCGGACATAtttgagagtgcgggtctaaaaccttgccccgccccacAAAAAATTGAGGTCGGGGTGGGGAAAGCCCCCGGGCATTGaactttttaggcctaaaaatattaaaattgtttaaaaaagctcatgcccgcaaaagcccataAAAAACAGGCACACAtattaaagagagcgggcctaaaaccttgtcccGCCCTGCAAAAAAGTACGGGAAAAACGAGCTTTCTCCGTGGGcaggacccgttttgccacctctACTGTGTTTGGTGAGATCAGAGTAACTTgcacaaggttgaagatgaacggAAACAGTAGtctgaataccaaacttccagtgtTCAATAGTAAGAACTGCAATCGTTGGAAGATTCACATGCGTGAGTTATTTGGAGCTCAAGATGTTCTTGATCTCGTCAACGATGGTTATGTTTCCATTACACTTCCAGAATATGGAACTGATGCGCAAAAAAATGCTCAGCGTGACCTGAGGAAGAAAGATCAGAAGgcattgttcttcatccatcagtgtatGGATGTGAACGTGTTTAAGAAAATCGTTGATTCGACAACGACGAAGGAGTCGTGGAACACACTGgtcagatgttacaattgtgatGCATCAGTGAAAACGCCGAAGCTTTAGTCCCTGAGAAAGCTGTATGAGAATCTCAATATGAAGAACAACGAGAAGATTTCTGAGTACATTTCTAGAGTGAttctgatcactaatgagatgaaagcTTGTTAAGAAACCCTTTTTGAACAAGAAATCATTGAGAAGATATTGAGATcgctgttgaatgcagtatagggcaagcaacagaaaagatttggaaatattgatccgggaattatcgtccacagagatggagagatgccattcaacagtttctacagtttcgagcttgggtttgaatgagcaaaaagtaaacaaagatatagacaagaaaagaataaacacattcttagaagagaaataacttatcaggaatgtaaatatattcactcttcacaaacatacacttaccaacccgttacactcaacctacgatactcatctatgtcatcacgtatctctcacataagcgtccatctctggagcacaaacgagatcatctcacaactaaggttatctctaacgccaagtcacgagaacatccgtattctcgcgtcggcgatctctcgcgcgccgctcaaacacgaaagcattaagtacagatacccacagtgaatgctagctctaaatctatctctagagttcagaaccaacagattatcatcctagataaggattcaagaagtttatctctaaagcaccccaaatcctcagcatagagcaaaaatccagaacaacattaacacagatttgtaaagcaagttaaacataacattataatcggtaaatatacataagattcaagtaaatatacaaacaaaacccaaccaaagagaaatacacaaagaagaagagaaatgaactgaaaatctcccggtttgtcagctccgttcgacgctcaatccacccccgatcatccttatgcaacctccgaagttgttttctaagccaattctactctaagaatgaagttgatggtgttgggactcaaaaatacccaaaccatgacctaaaaatgtgatttttgcccccttttaacgagctgctgtcttagcaggtccgcttagcggaccccctccgctcagcggactcaaaattgcattcagacgctgatttgctccgctggagctccgctcagcggaccccctccgcttagcggagtctgctaaaaatcagattttgttttcgccataactcgagaaccgtaactccgaattgcgcccggttcgaagcgttggaaagcctattcaatgctctatccaataatgaatgaatggaaaccaaaatgatgattttggtcatccttattttgagtctttggaagttcgcttgacggtggctaagcgggctttcaccgaaATTtcaaaatcgaagccgtgcctttgacactttattcctcaaggctccaataagcatgaatacctataaaaacaaaggaaaaactatcaaatggtataaaagtatatgaaaatacaactattcacaaaatatacgtatttatacacaaaacggggaattattcaaacagtATTAAAAAAAGTAtcaataagtgccactatttacatacacaaaataagtacattttggcacttatcaatcgcttactcctcaatttgattacattgttgtagcaattgaacattctaaagatctggacaccatgagaatagaagagctgCAAAATAGTCTAGAGGCGCAAGAGTTACGCCTGATTGAAAGAACTTCTGAGAAGGAAGTTGAACAAACCCTGAAAGCTTTTTTTGTCAAGAAAGAACAGAAGAATTATTGGTCAGAAGCCAAGAATATACGTGGTGATAGACTCTAGAAGTCATAAACCTCTACTTTTGATGAGAAGAaacatcagaagggaaaggagaagTTTGGCAAGAAGATGGTTCAATTTTACTATTATAAgtagtttggccattttgctaaaGATTGCTGGTCAAATAAAGGaagaaaatcagaagaagaaaatataGCCAAAGGAGATtttgatgatgaacctgtgctattgatggcttctgaGTCTGATGGAAAGTGTTTAGTAgattggtggtatatggacatttgctgttcaaatcacttgactggaaataaacaatggctgatagattttgactctagaaggagaacaaagatcagatatgctgatgataagtaccttaatCCAGAAGGTATGAGAAATGTCAAAGTTAAAGTGAAGAATGGGAAtactgttctgatcaaggatgtttggtatttTCTTGGAATTTAGAGTAGTCTGATGAGTGTGGGGCAgttcattgagaaaggtttctcaattgTCATGAGGACaaactcttgaagttgtatgattctaaTCAGAAGCAGATTATAGAATATGAACTGAGAAGCAAcaaaacatttaaggtgaatgTGGAGAAAGCTGAAACAAAATGCTTAGTACAAAAGACGCTGAAGGTGATAGTAAATTGTGGCACAAGAGCTTGGGGGCATTTGAACTACAGAAGCCTAGGGCATTTGAGTTCTAAGAAGCTCGTGCGTGACATTCcgaagattgtgaagcctgagaagtcatgtgaggtatgcatgaaaggcaagtaACTCAAATTGCCATTTGGGTCATAAGTAACCCCAAGAGTAAAACATGCTTTGGGAGTAGTTCGTTCTGacgtgtgtggaccatttccagaaccttcacttggaggaaatcgACATTTTTTGTCTTTTGTAGACAAGTTtgcaagaatgacgtgggtaacactcATTAAGTTTAAGCACGAGGTGTTTAAGCATCAAGTCTCAAATCACCAACTCTATCACAAGTCAACATAAACCAAACAACGTTTAAACAGAGAATGAAAACTACCGACCGGGATTTCATGATGGAGGATCTGGCCAGACACACTCTGGTGGTGCTTGCAACTTCGGTTTCGGCTGAACAAAGTGTGGATAGTGTTTCTGGAACGGTGACTCGCGGAGTTGATTCCCTCTTTTCTTGTTCTATTTTTTCGTTTTGGTTTTCTGATGAGTTATTGTTGGGAGGGTGGCAAATGATGAAGAACGGGGGAGCTGTGAATGGAGAAGTCAGATCGAAGGTGGAGGGCATAGATTAGTGGTGAGGAGCAGGCTTTGCCGACAATGGTGTTTTGATGATGGTAATGAGCAACACAACCAGTGGTGATGGTTTAAGgtttatagaaagaaacaagtgaagtttatttttgaaaCAATATCGTTGATTGCTGAAACAAGTGAATTTGATTTCTGAAATGATTTAATGCTAGCGTGGTAGATGAAATTTTGGGAGGGAGAATTCCCTATTTCGTATGCGAGAAAGGCGTAATAGGGAAAGAAAATATGTCAATAAAAAACAATGTTTTTTTCCTTCAAtggaaaatgaaaaatgaaaaatgaaaaagtgTAATTTATCCTAATTATTTATAACAAtacaataaatttataattaagtctattaaaaaaattgatttgaaaagtaaatgaaaatacaccattttttaatcaaattcatatctttaaaattgatattaatgTCTAAAATAATTATGTCAattaaaagttttaatttttcaaaacaactttaatTTATTCTGCGGAATGAATTGCTTTTTAAGTGTTATCATCTCTATAAATAGTTGACtctgcttataaaaaaaaagttaaatacgtttttagtccctataaatatgcgaccctgcatttttagttcttataaaattttactttaaagaatgatccttataaaattattatgcacttaatttcagtccctactgtcaaactaatgtgtattttagaatgattattttacagacatgttcataatgttttaaaaaatttctggaaaaaaagaaactcaaatttctaagttgagatttccgttacttttatcattatttttttaaatttgaaaaattcatatttaattcttctcgttttaaaaaattttaaaacttgataaataaatattttatagtattctaagcatatataaaaaaattattccaaaatttacaaatttaaggataattaaacagtttttaaaattttaaaaaatatcgggaactgaaattgcatgcataaagatatttatagggactaaaaacgtatttaacacTAAAAAAAATATCAGTTCCCCAAAAACAAATGCACTGCAAGGTGAGATGTCGAAGAAGAGCGTTCATCTTCCTCAGGATCTGATCATTGAAATTCTGTTGAGATTGGCTGTGAAGGCTCTTCTGCGATGCAAATGCGTATGTAAGTCATGGTTTTCTCTTATCACTAATTCTGATTTTGCAATTTCACACTTTCAACTTGCGGCTTCACCCACAAATAAAATTCTccgtttagaaaatattttggaaaCCCTATCGATTGATTTTAATGCATCGCTTAACCATGAGTCATCGTATGCTTCGCTAAGCCTCGATTTTCTGTCCCCGAAATCATATCCTGAAATTGGAGGTTCCTGCCGAGGGTTTATATTTTTGTATACTTACACAGACTTCCTCTACCTATGGAATCCATCCACAGGTGTCCATAAAACAATACCTGCCTCTCCTATTGTCTTCAACAATTCCAATCTTGACATTTCTCTTTATGGTTTTGCGTATGACCATTCAACTGATGATTACTTGATAATTTTGGCTTCCACCGATCGCCGTTCTTGTGATTATTATCTGGTATCTACTATTATTTACTTTGAGATTTTCTCATTGAGAGCTAATAAGTGGAAACTTACTGAGATTGATTTTCAAGTGATCCTTTACTTTGAATGTGATGCTGAAGTCGGTTTACTCTGGAATGATTCTATTCATTGGACGGCTTATAATGATCATACCAATAGGGATGTTATTATTGCCTTTGATTTCAAGGAAAGCAGAATGTCAGAGATAGCTCTGCCATATGGTTTTCATGGTAACGACTACAATTTGCTGGTACTTGACGGACTCATCAGTGCATGGGTTGTGGAAATGCATATGGTTAAGATATGGGTGATGAAAAAATATGCAGTGCATTCGTCTTGGACTAAGATTCTTGAattttctgttgatcatgctttGCATCGTTCTTTATCCATGGTATGCTTTACAAATTGTGGTGATATAATTGGAAGAGATGAGGAAGGTGGATTGATGAAGTTTAATGACAAAGGACAGCTGCTGGAGCATCACTCTCGTCCCAAGAGCATCGACTCAACATACAGATTCCAAATGCCGTTGTATACAGAGTTGTATACAGAGTCTCTGCTTTCACTCCCATACATAGTATTGCTTTGATGCTGGTAACTCATCCTCTCTGCCTCAAAAGCAGTTAAGTGGAATTACTAATGAATGTTGATTTTACATGATCTTAAATGGTTACTATTTATTTTGTCTTCATTGAGCATGTAGGCTAAATTTTATGGGTAAATTAATAAGAGACAGGGTTTTAAAAAACGATCCGCGACTGCGAAAACGACCGCGACAAAACGGTTTCTGCAAGTGCCGATACCGATACGTTATCAccgttttttatattaaagaataaatTATGGTTAGTTCACACCGCGACTACCACAATCACACCTGT is a genomic window of Vicia villosa cultivar HV-30 ecotype Madison, WI unplaced genomic scaffold, Vvil1.0 ctg.000591F_1_1_2_unsc, whole genome shotgun sequence containing:
- the LOC131629684 gene encoding F-box/kelch-repeat protein At3g06240-like — its product is MSKKSVHLPQDLIIEILLRLAVKALLRCKCVCVHKTIPASPIVFNNSNLDISLYGFAYDHSTDDYLIILASTDRRSCDYYLVSTIIYFEIFSLRANKWKLTEIDFQVILYFECDAEVGLLWNDSIHWTAYNDHTNRDVIIAFDFKESRMSEIALPYGFHGNDYNLLVLDGLISAWVVEMHMVKIWVMKKYAVHSSWTKILEFSVDHALHRSLSMVCFTNCGDIIGRDEEGGLMKFNDKGQLLEHHSRPKSIDSTYRFQMPLYTELYTESLLSLPYIVLL